Proteins found in one Pectobacterium atrosepticum genomic segment:
- a CDS encoding PTS beta-glucoside transporter subunit EIIBCA: MNYQKLGVDILALSGGKQNVSKLTHCATRLRFEFNDSHAVQAEAIAKLPGVISVVDRGGQFQVVIGNDVQITYRAILNEIGEMNGQRTSDKNKQQKKGGIFSQIISVISTTFTPVIPAITGAGMIKALLAILKLTGLISADSTTYRLLDTISDAAFFFLPVLLAYGASIKFACNPILAMTIAGALLHPNLAQLLASGGPISFIGIPVRLADYAGSVLPIILTVWIMSYIERFAEKISPSMITFFTKPMIVLLFTAPLALVVIGPFGIFLNDLVASGAAIIDGKASWLIPMLMGGLQPFLVITGTAWAMTPIATSQLTRNGFEMINGPGMLASNIAQGAATLCVAFKTKNKNLKQLASSAGFTALLGITEPSLYGVTLKLKKPLIAAMIGGGCAGIYAGLAGLVRYAFVSPGLAALPAFIGENPMNIVHALITCAIAIVVTFALTWIMGFDDPVDETDNAQTDSTQSDARQSAPAANTTQKSQATENHAEPQTILSPLSGKLVALSDINDDVFSQGLLGQGVAIIPDNGEVVAPVSGEIITFLESKHAVGIRTDSGLELLIHVGLDTVNLNGKHFTGYIKPGDRVTAGDRLISFDLHEITRLGYDPITPVVIINSDEYASVVCTVPQPIAPMDTIINVNA; encoded by the coding sequence ATGAATTATCAAAAACTTGGGGTCGACATACTCGCGTTGAGCGGCGGCAAGCAGAATGTCAGCAAACTGACCCACTGCGCCACTCGTTTACGTTTTGAGTTCAACGATAGCCATGCGGTACAGGCAGAAGCGATTGCCAAACTTCCCGGCGTCATCAGCGTCGTAGATCGCGGCGGTCAGTTTCAGGTGGTGATCGGCAACGATGTTCAAATCACCTACCGGGCGATTTTGAATGAGATCGGCGAAATGAACGGCCAGCGCACTTCTGATAAAAACAAGCAGCAGAAGAAAGGCGGCATTTTCTCGCAAATCATCAGCGTAATATCCACCACCTTCACTCCTGTCATCCCGGCGATTACCGGTGCGGGGATGATCAAAGCGCTGCTGGCGATCCTCAAACTGACCGGATTAATTTCCGCCGACAGCACGACCTATCGCCTGCTGGATACTATCTCCGATGCGGCTTTCTTCTTCCTGCCCGTGCTGCTGGCCTACGGTGCCTCCATCAAGTTCGCCTGTAACCCGATTCTGGCGATGACGATTGCGGGCGCCTTGCTGCACCCAAATCTGGCTCAGTTGCTGGCATCAGGCGGGCCGATCAGCTTTATCGGTATTCCAGTACGGCTGGCAGACTATGCCGGATCGGTGTTACCGATCATCCTCACCGTGTGGATCATGTCCTACATCGAGCGCTTCGCTGAAAAAATTTCGCCCTCGATGATCACCTTTTTCACCAAGCCAATGATCGTGCTGCTGTTTACCGCACCGTTGGCGCTGGTAGTGATTGGGCCTTTCGGTATTTTCCTCAACGATTTAGTCGCCAGCGGTGCCGCTATCATTGACGGAAAGGCAAGCTGGCTCATTCCGATGTTGATGGGTGGACTGCAACCGTTCCTGGTGATCACCGGTACGGCCTGGGCGATGACGCCGATTGCTACCTCGCAGCTTACCCGCAACGGTTTCGAGATGATTAACGGTCCCGGCATGCTGGCTTCCAATATTGCTCAGGGTGCCGCCACACTGTGCGTTGCGTTTAAAACCAAGAACAAAAACCTGAAACAGTTAGCTTCTTCTGCGGGCTTCACTGCCCTGCTGGGTATCACCGAGCCTTCTTTATACGGGGTAACGCTGAAACTGAAGAAACCGCTGATTGCCGCCATGATTGGCGGGGGCTGCGCGGGCATCTATGCCGGTTTAGCGGGTCTGGTTCGCTACGCCTTCGTCTCACCGGGACTGGCAGCGCTGCCTGCCTTTATTGGCGAAAACCCGATGAACATCGTACATGCGCTGATCACCTGCGCCATTGCAATCGTCGTCACGTTTGCGCTCACCTGGATTATGGGATTCGACGATCCGGTGGATGAAACTGACAATGCCCAAACCGACTCGACCCAATCAGACGCGCGCCAATCTGCACCAGCAGCTAATACCACACAAAAATCACAGGCCACAGAAAACCACGCTGAACCGCAAACGATTCTCAGCCCGCTGTCCGGCAAGCTGGTCGCGCTGAGCGACATCAACGATGACGTATTCTCACAGGGATTACTGGGGCAAGGCGTTGCGATTATTCCTGACAACGGTGAAGTGGTCGCGCCCGTCAGTGGCGAAATCATCACATTCCTTGAGTCCAAACATGCCGTCGGTATCCGCACGGATAGCGGTCTGGAATTACTGATTCATGTCGGCCTCGATACGGTGAACCTCAACGGCAAGCACTTTACCGGCTACATCAAACCGGGCGACCGTGTCACCGCGGGCGACAGGTTAATTAGCTTCGATCTGCATGAGATAACGCGTTTGGGCTATGACCCGATTACGCCAGTCGTGATCATCAACAGCGATGAGTACGCTAGCGTCGTCTGCACCGTGCCACAGCCGATCGCACCGATGGATACCATCATTAACGTGAACGCCTGA
- the tkt gene encoding transketolase yields MSSRKELANAIRALSMDGVQKAKSGHPGAPMGMADIAEVLWRDYLNHNPANPNWANRDRFVLSNGHASMLIYSLLHLSGYDLPIKELKNFRQMHSKTPGHPEYGYTAGVETTTGPLGQGVANAVGMAIAERTLAAQFNRPGHEIVNHHTYTFLGDGCMMEGISHEVCSLAGTMKLGKLTAFYDDNGISIDGHVEGWFTDDTAARFEAYGWHVVRGVDGHDADAIKRAIGEAQLVTDKPSLLMCKTVIGFGSPNKAGTHDSHGAPLGEAEVAASREQLGWTHAPFDIPADIYAAWDAKPAGQRKEAAWDEAFAAYASAYPELAAEFTRRTGGELPTSWQADAQKFIEDLQANPAKIASRKASQNALEAYGKLLPEFLGGSADLAPSNLTIWSGSVSLDKDHAGNYIHYGVREFGMTAIANGIALHGGFVPYTATFLMFVEYARNAVRMAALMKIRSIYVYTHDSIGLGEDGPTHQPVEQLASLRVTPNMSNWRPADQVETAVAWKYAIERQDGPMSLILSRQNLAQQTRTAEQLANVVKGGYVLKDSDGQPELILIATGSEVELAVGAYDKLTAAGRKVRVVSMPSTDAFDKQDAAYREAVLPKAVSARVAIEAGIADYWFKYVGLNGAIVGMTSFGESAPAELLFEAFGFTVDNVVEKAQALLK; encoded by the coding sequence ATGTCCTCTCGTAAAGAACTTGCCAATGCTATCCGCGCGTTGAGCATGGATGGGGTGCAGAAAGCCAAATCCGGTCACCCGGGCGCACCGATGGGCATGGCCGATATCGCCGAAGTGCTGTGGCGTGATTATCTTAACCATAATCCGGCCAATCCCAACTGGGCCAACCGCGACCGCTTCGTGCTGTCCAACGGTCATGCGTCCATGCTGATTTACAGCCTGTTGCACCTCTCCGGCTACGACCTGCCGATTAAAGAACTGAAAAACTTCCGTCAGATGCATTCCAAAACTCCGGGTCACCCTGAATACGGCTACACCGCCGGCGTTGAAACCACCACCGGCCCGCTGGGTCAGGGTGTTGCCAACGCGGTCGGGATGGCGATTGCCGAACGCACGCTGGCGGCGCAGTTCAACCGCCCGGGCCACGAGATTGTTAACCATCACACCTACACCTTCCTCGGTGACGGCTGCATGATGGAAGGGATTTCTCACGAAGTCTGCTCGCTGGCAGGCACCATGAAGCTCGGCAAACTGACCGCGTTTTATGATGACAACGGTATTTCCATCGACGGCCACGTAGAAGGCTGGTTTACCGACGATACTGCCGCCCGCTTTGAAGCCTACGGCTGGCATGTGGTGCGCGGCGTGGACGGTCACGATGCGGATGCCATCAAGCGCGCCATCGGCGAAGCACAGCTGGTGACCGACAAACCGTCGCTGCTGATGTGCAAAACCGTGATTGGCTTCGGTTCACCGAACAAGGCCGGCACGCACGACTCGCACGGTGCGCCATTGGGCGAGGCGGAAGTCGCGGCTTCCCGCGAACAGCTGGGCTGGACGCACGCGCCGTTTGATATTCCGGCGGATATCTATGCCGCCTGGGACGCCAAACCGGCCGGTCAGCGTAAGGAAGCGGCCTGGGATGAGGCGTTTGCCGCCTACGCCAGCGCGTACCCTGAACTGGCTGCTGAATTCACACGCCGTACCGGTGGTGAACTGCCGACCAGCTGGCAGGCCGATGCACAGAAATTCATCGAGGATTTGCAGGCTAATCCGGCGAAAATCGCCAGCCGTAAAGCCTCACAGAACGCGCTGGAAGCCTATGGCAAACTGCTGCCGGAATTCCTTGGCGGCTCTGCCGACCTGGCGCCGAGCAACCTGACCATCTGGTCCGGCTCGGTATCGCTGGATAAAGACCACGCGGGTAACTATATCCACTACGGTGTGCGCGAGTTCGGTATGACCGCCATTGCCAACGGGATTGCGCTGCACGGTGGCTTTGTGCCGTATACCGCGACTTTCCTGATGTTTGTGGAATACGCGCGTAACGCCGTGCGTATGGCCGCGCTGATGAAAATCCGCAGCATCTACGTTTACACCCACGACTCCATCGGTCTGGGGGAAGACGGCCCGACGCACCAGCCGGTTGAACAGCTGGCCAGCCTGCGCGTAACGCCGAACATGAGCAACTGGCGTCCGGCAGACCAGGTGGAAACGGCGGTGGCGTGGAAATATGCCATCGAGCGTCAGGACGGTCCGATGTCACTTATCCTGTCGCGTCAGAATCTGGCGCAGCAGACGCGTACCGCAGAACAACTGGCGAACGTGGTGAAAGGCGGGTACGTGCTGAAAGACAGCGACGGCCAGCCGGAACTCATCCTGATTGCCACCGGTTCTGAAGTCGAACTGGCTGTCGGTGCGTATGACAAGCTGACTGCCGCCGGCCGCAAGGTGCGCGTGGTGTCGATGCCGTCAACGGATGCGTTCGACAAGCAGGACGCCGCCTACCGTGAAGCGGTGCTGCCGAAAGCGGTATCGGCGCGCGTAGCCATTGAAGCGGGTATTGCAGACTACTGGTTCAAGTATGTCGGCCTGAACGGCGCAATTGTCGGTATGACGAGCTTCGGCGAATCGGCTCCGGCTGAACTGCTGTTCGAAGCATTCGGCTTCACTGTCGATAACGTGGTCGAAAAAGCGCAGGCGCTGCTGAAGTAA
- the tal gene encoding transaldolase, whose protein sequence is MNQLEALKQFTVVVADSGDIDSIRQFSPQDATTNPSLILKAATLPQYQPLFDDAIAYANLQGGSPETRLINASDRLAVNIGAEVLKSIPGRISTEVDARLSFDRGMCVAKARKLIGMYQEKDIPRSRILIKLAATWEGIRAAEELEKEGINCNLTLLFSFAQARACAEAGVFLISPFVGRIYDWYQEKQPTSDYQAESDPGVISVRDIYDYYKRHRYQTVIMGASFRKVEQILALAGCDRLTISPALLEQLKNSSDPVERQLTPSTEAFHPPSPLSEAEFRWEHHQDAMAVDKLAEGIRLFAADQQKLEALLAAKL, encoded by the coding sequence ATGAATCAATTAGAAGCCCTTAAGCAGTTTACCGTAGTGGTCGCCGATAGCGGCGATATCGACTCCATTCGCCAATTTTCACCACAAGATGCCACCACGAATCCGTCTCTGATTCTGAAAGCAGCCACCCTGCCCCAATACCAACCGCTCTTTGATGACGCGATTGCCTATGCTAACCTGCAAGGCGGTAGCCCGGAAACGCGGCTCATCAACGCCAGCGACCGACTGGCGGTGAACATCGGCGCAGAAGTACTGAAAAGTATTCCCGGCCGCATCTCCACCGAAGTGGATGCCCGCCTCTCGTTCGATCGCGGGATGTGCGTCGCCAAAGCCCGTAAACTTATTGGGATGTATCAGGAAAAAGACATTCCACGCTCGCGCATCCTGATCAAACTCGCCGCCACTTGGGAAGGCATTCGCGCGGCTGAAGAGCTGGAGAAAGAAGGGATTAACTGCAACCTGACGCTGCTATTCTCTTTTGCTCAGGCGCGTGCCTGCGCCGAAGCGGGCGTCTTCCTGATCTCGCCGTTTGTGGGCCGGATTTATGACTGGTATCAGGAAAAACAGCCCACCAGCGATTATCAGGCCGAAAGCGATCCCGGCGTGATCTCCGTGCGTGATATCTATGATTATTACAAACGCCACCGCTACCAAACCGTGATCATGGGTGCCAGCTTCCGCAAAGTGGAACAAATTTTGGCACTGGCGGGATGCGATCGTCTGACGATTTCCCCTGCGCTGCTGGAGCAGTTGAAAAATAGCAGTGATCCTGTCGAACGCCAATTGACACCGTCCACCGAAGCATTCCATCCCCCTTCACCGCTGTCTGAAGCCGAATTCCGCTGGGAACACCATCAGGATGCGATGGCTGTCGATAAACTGGCGGAAGGCATTCGCCTGTTCGCCGCCGATCAACAAAAGCTGGAAGCGCTGCTGGCGGCCAAGCTGTAA
- the rpiB gene encoding ribose 5-phosphate isomerase B: MLSIAIGADSAAIDLKNTITDYLQQKGLTVTDYSYDPSGENPIYPDVAYTLAHAIKDGKHHRGILLCGTGIGMCIVANKVNGIRAAQCHDTYSAQRARKSNNAQVIALGARVIGPELAKEIIGAWLDAEFEGGGSAPKVEKIGYYEHQEKHQ, from the coding sequence ATGCTCTCGATTGCAATTGGTGCAGACAGCGCCGCGATTGATCTGAAAAACACGATTACTGATTATTTACAGCAGAAAGGGCTGACGGTGACCGACTACAGCTACGATCCCAGCGGGGAAAATCCGATCTACCCCGATGTTGCCTACACGCTGGCGCACGCGATTAAAGATGGTAAGCACCATCGTGGGATCCTGTTATGCGGCACCGGGATCGGCATGTGTATCGTGGCTAACAAGGTCAACGGCATTCGTGCCGCTCAGTGCCATGACACCTATTCCGCTCAGCGGGCCAGAAAAAGTAACAATGCGCAGGTCATCGCACTGGGTGCGCGGGTTATCGGTCCCGAACTGGCAAAAGAGATTATTGGCGCCTGGCTGGATGCCGAGTTTGAAGGTGGCGGCTCCGCGCCAAAAGTCGAGAAAATCGGCTACTACGAACATCAGGAAAAACACCAGTAA
- a CDS encoding MFS transporter yields MSKVSATATAGQSATNPSTTKPSAVEQSAIRKISWRLVPFVGLMFFINFLDRTAISFAGPNGMNADLALTVAQFGLASGIFFIGYILLEVPSNLALHRFGARKWLSRIMVSWGIVSLLFTWVSSLEGLYILRFLLGIAEAGFFPGAILFLSMWVPARYRSRILSLFYLAQPLTVVLGAPLAAWLIEQHGLFGLSGWRVMFLGVSIPAIIVGIITWFYLVDRPADAKWLNADEKRWLVSELESEHATKSHSKHPSVTTVMFNKRVWVLCLIYFGFIYGLYALAFFLPTIIAGFQQQFGTTFNVMDKGLITAIPYLPAAIVMYFWSRDATRRGCRSWHIAIPALTGAISIPLALFMESPTATIAVITVTACSIFAALPNFWTLPTQFLTGASAAAAIALINTIGNVAGFSAGYITGAVRGVTGTYVMPMMIVGGFMLLSAVLMVLLSRSDRVSKAASVTQEH; encoded by the coding sequence ATGAGTAAAGTATCGGCTACTGCAACGGCGGGGCAATCTGCCACAAACCCGTCCACCACAAAACCATCTGCTGTAGAACAATCGGCCATTCGCAAGATCTCTTGGCGTTTGGTGCCTTTCGTCGGCTTGATGTTCTTCATTAACTTCCTCGATCGTACGGCCATTTCGTTTGCGGGCCCGAATGGCATGAATGCCGATCTTGCGCTAACCGTCGCACAGTTCGGGCTAGCTTCTGGCATTTTCTTCATTGGTTATATTCTGCTGGAAGTCCCTAGCAATCTGGCGCTGCACCGCTTCGGCGCACGCAAATGGCTATCACGTATTATGGTGTCGTGGGGCATCGTGTCACTGCTGTTTACTTGGGTAAGTAGTCTTGAAGGGTTGTATATCCTACGTTTCCTGTTGGGGATTGCAGAGGCGGGGTTCTTCCCCGGTGCGATCTTGTTCCTCAGTATGTGGGTGCCTGCCCGCTATCGCAGCAGAATCCTGTCATTGTTCTATCTGGCACAACCCCTGACGGTGGTACTCGGTGCGCCACTGGCTGCCTGGCTGATTGAGCAGCATGGCCTGTTCGGACTGTCGGGTTGGCGGGTGATGTTCCTCGGTGTCTCTATTCCCGCCATTATCGTCGGTATTATTACCTGGTTCTATTTGGTGGATCGTCCGGCCGATGCAAAGTGGCTTAACGCCGATGAGAAACGCTGGCTGGTCAGTGAGTTGGAAAGCGAACATGCCACCAAAAGCCACAGCAAACACCCTAGCGTGACGACCGTGATGTTTAATAAACGCGTGTGGGTATTGTGCCTGATTTACTTCGGTTTTATTTACGGTCTCTACGCGCTGGCGTTCTTCCTGCCCACGATTATCGCGGGTTTCCAACAGCAGTTCGGCACGACGTTTAATGTCATGGATAAAGGCCTGATTACCGCTATCCCTTACTTGCCTGCGGCCATCGTGATGTATTTCTGGTCGCGTGATGCAACGCGTCGCGGCTGCCGTTCGTGGCACATTGCTATCCCAGCGTTGACCGGTGCGATCAGCATTCCGCTGGCGCTGTTTATGGAATCCCCGACGGCGACCATTGCGGTGATCACCGTAACGGCCTGCTCCATCTTTGCTGCGCTACCTAACTTCTGGACATTACCGACCCAATTCCTGACGGGAGCATCAGCGGCAGCGGCTATCGCGCTCATTAATACCATTGGCAATGTTGCCGGATTTTCAGCGGGATACATCACCGGTGCGGTACGGGGCGTAACGGGAACCTACGTGATGCCTATGATGATTGTCGGCGGATTTATGCTGCTTTCCGCTGTGTTAATGGTTCTGCTCAGTCGTTCGGATCGGGTATCGAAAGCCGCCTCAGTAACACAGGAGCATTAA
- a CDS encoding dihydroxyacetone kinase family protein translates to MTYLFNQPSAFARELTEGFVAAHADKVRQVPGGVVRSTRSREGGVAIVVGGGSGHYPAFAGLVGQGLAHGAAMGNLFASPSAQQICSVARAAHNGGGVLLTFGNYAGDVLHFGQAKARLNAEGIPCELLAVTDDISSAPLNEWQKRRGVAGDLMVFKAVSAAAEAGYDLAAVLEVAERANQRTRSLGVAFSGCTLPGAEHPLFTVPEGMMAVGMGIHGEPGIRDVPISTADELAELLVSSLLKEVPHGITTLSGQRISVVLNGLGGVKYEELFVVYRRVSQLLVEQGLTVVEPEVGELVTSFDMAGLSLTLFWLDEELERFWRAPADAPAFRKGSMSPAEPLAERTFTAELEVIPPATAASKAAAHCVAAALNAARDIVLANVTELGRIDAIAGDGDHGIGMERGVIAAAEKATEMLERQAGAGTLLQRAADAWADQAGGTSGAIWGVALNALGTVLGDEQRPDGRRVADGVRQAKESVMHFGKAKPGDKTLVDALIPFSLALTQRVEAGMSLPEAWQQAAQCAQQAADDTAQLLPKIGRARPLAEKSLGTPDAGAISLAMILDAVSAVLNRDTTSTLSNQTVTQAESER, encoded by the coding sequence ATGACGTATTTGTTCAACCAACCTTCCGCCTTTGCTCGGGAACTGACCGAAGGCTTTGTGGCGGCACATGCTGACAAAGTGCGTCAGGTACCTGGCGGCGTGGTCAGAAGTACTCGCAGTCGTGAAGGTGGGGTCGCCATTGTGGTCGGAGGTGGCTCCGGCCACTACCCGGCGTTTGCCGGGCTGGTCGGGCAGGGGCTGGCGCACGGTGCGGCGATGGGTAACCTGTTTGCATCGCCATCAGCCCAGCAAATCTGCTCCGTCGCCCGAGCGGCACACAATGGCGGTGGCGTGCTGCTGACGTTCGGTAACTATGCGGGCGATGTGCTTCATTTCGGACAGGCCAAGGCACGTCTGAATGCGGAAGGTATTCCGTGTGAGCTGCTGGCGGTTACCGATGATATTTCCAGTGCGCCACTGAACGAATGGCAAAAGCGTCGCGGGGTTGCCGGCGATCTGATGGTCTTCAAGGCAGTCTCTGCGGCGGCGGAAGCGGGTTACGATTTGGCCGCCGTGCTTGAGGTTGCCGAACGCGCCAACCAGCGTACCCGCTCGCTCGGCGTGGCCTTTTCTGGCTGTACCTTGCCGGGTGCGGAACACCCGCTGTTCACCGTTCCTGAAGGTATGATGGCGGTGGGCATGGGGATTCACGGCGAGCCGGGCATCCGTGATGTCCCCATCTCAACCGCCGATGAACTGGCTGAGCTGCTGGTCAGTTCACTGTTGAAAGAGGTGCCGCACGGTATTACGACGCTCTCCGGGCAGCGGATCAGCGTGGTACTCAACGGCCTCGGTGGCGTGAAATACGAAGAGTTGTTTGTGGTTTATCGCCGCGTTTCACAGCTGTTGGTTGAGCAGGGGCTGACGGTGGTCGAACCGGAAGTCGGTGAGCTGGTAACCAGCTTCGATATGGCGGGTCTATCGCTCACGCTGTTCTGGCTGGATGAGGAACTGGAGCGTTTCTGGCGTGCGCCTGCCGATGCACCCGCATTTCGTAAAGGCAGTATGTCTCCCGCCGAACCGCTTGCTGAGCGCACATTCACGGCAGAGCTCGAGGTGATCCCACCCGCTACGGCGGCATCGAAAGCGGCAGCACATTGTGTTGCGGCAGCGTTGAATGCGGCGCGTGACATTGTGCTGGCTAACGTCACCGAGCTGGGCCGTATCGATGCGATTGCCGGAGATGGCGATCACGGCATTGGCATGGAGCGCGGGGTGATTGCCGCAGCGGAAAAAGCCACGGAGATGCTGGAACGGCAGGCGGGTGCCGGTACGTTATTGCAACGTGCGGCAGATGCTTGGGCCGATCAGGCTGGGGGCACGTCTGGCGCAATCTGGGGCGTTGCGTTAAATGCGCTGGGAACCGTGTTGGGTGATGAACAACGGCCTGACGGTCGCCGTGTGGCAGATGGCGTGCGTCAGGCCAAAGAGAGCGTGATGCATTTCGGTAAAGCAAAACCGGGGGATAAAACGCTGGTGGATGCCTTAATCCCCTTTAGTTTGGCACTTACGCAACGAGTCGAGGCGGGAATGAGCTTGCCAGAAGCCTGGCAGCAGGCCGCGCAGTGTGCCCAACAGGCGGCTGACGACACGGCACAGCTGTTACCCAAAATTGGCCGCGCCCGCCCGCTGGCAGAAAAAAGTCTGGGAACACCCGATGCGGGGGCGATATCACTAGCCATGATCCTTGATGCGGTGTCGGCCGTGTTGAACCGTGATACGACGTCGACTCTCTCGAATCAGACGGTGACGCAAGCGGAGAGTGAGCGATGA
- a CDS encoding triosephosphate isomerase, whose translation MSSRKLTLGVSLKMYFGYQQTLDWCQKIHEIAEQHPLASLPSARLFVLPAFPTLAPVVQRFAQSPVHVGAQDLHWADNGAFTGEVSGTMLHEMGCCYVEIGHAERRRYFGETDEHFALKTAAAWRNGLTPVLCVGEEQRGSTQQAIDTCQAQLAASLNLAQKQQLTGDLVLAYEPQWAIGSTEPAPTAYISEVCQALKQHLPTQAGVREGRIIYGGSAGPGLLSQLGDAVDGLFLGRFAHDPAAFNAIMDEAFTLSSQA comes from the coding sequence ATGAGTTCGCGCAAATTGACGCTGGGCGTCAGCCTGAAAATGTATTTTGGCTATCAGCAGACGCTCGACTGGTGCCAGAAAATCCACGAGATAGCCGAACAGCATCCGCTGGCATCACTACCCTCAGCCCGGCTGTTTGTGTTGCCCGCATTCCCGACGTTAGCACCCGTGGTGCAGCGGTTTGCGCAGTCACCCGTTCATGTCGGTGCACAAGATTTGCACTGGGCGGATAACGGAGCTTTCACTGGGGAAGTGAGCGGCACCATGCTGCACGAAATGGGGTGTTGCTATGTAGAAATCGGGCACGCCGAGCGTCGCCGTTATTTCGGCGAAACGGATGAACATTTCGCGCTGAAAACGGCGGCGGCCTGGCGCAATGGGCTAACGCCAGTGCTGTGCGTCGGCGAGGAACAACGTGGCTCGACGCAGCAGGCAATCGACACCTGTCAGGCTCAACTGGCGGCGTCGCTGAATCTGGCCCAGAAGCAACAGCTGACGGGCGATCTGGTACTGGCCTATGAACCGCAGTGGGCTATTGGCAGCACGGAGCCCGCCCCGACGGCGTACATCAGCGAAGTCTGTCAGGCATTAAAACAGCATCTTCCAACACAGGCTGGCGTGCGCGAGGGGCGAATTATTTATGGCGGTAGCGCCGGACCGGGATTGCTGAGTCAGCTCGGCGACGCCGTTGATGGCTTGTTTCTGGGGCGCTTTGCCCACGATCCGGCCGCGTTTAACGCCATTATGGATGAAGCCTTCACGCTCAGCTCGCAGGCGTAA
- a CDS encoding oxidoreductase — protein sequence MAAELKTITVLGAGGKMGMRISANFQKSDYQVFYCENSPRAQEQVVAAGRELSIAEQVIPESDVVILAVPDIALKAVSGIVVPQMKSNAVLLTLDPAAAYANLIAKRDDIDYAVAHPCHPSVFLDRFTPEEHADAFGGVAAPQHVAASYETGSDEQKATLARVVKVMYGPVIDVHWVTVKQLAYLEPTLVETVACMVGTLMKEALDETINTIGVPEAAAKAMLYGHIQIALAVAFRSTNPFSDACMIAIEYGKENIIKPDWKKIFDEKELDLVIAKMLKIDAIER from the coding sequence ATGGCTGCTGAATTGAAAACCATTACCGTACTGGGCGCTGGCGGAAAAATGGGCATGCGTATCTCTGCCAATTTCCAGAAAAGTGACTATCAGGTGTTTTACTGCGAGAACTCGCCACGCGCGCAGGAGCAAGTGGTTGCCGCAGGTAGGGAATTGTCCATTGCTGAACAGGTTATTCCTGAAAGCGATGTAGTAATTTTGGCGGTGCCGGATATTGCGCTGAAAGCGGTCTCTGGGATTGTCGTTCCGCAGATGAAAAGCAACGCAGTGCTGCTGACGCTGGACCCGGCTGCGGCCTATGCCAATCTTATCGCCAAACGTGATGATATCGATTATGCCGTCGCTCATCCGTGCCATCCTTCCGTATTCCTGGATCGCTTCACGCCGGAAGAACATGCCGATGCTTTTGGCGGCGTGGCCGCGCCACAGCACGTTGCTGCTTCTTATGAGACAGGCAGTGACGAGCAGAAAGCCACGTTAGCCCGCGTAGTTAAAGTGATGTATGGCCCGGTGATTGATGTGCACTGGGTGACGGTAAAACAGCTGGCCTATCTGGAACCGACGCTGGTTGAAACCGTAGCCTGTATGGTTGGTACCTTGATGAAAGAAGCGCTGGATGAAACCATCAACACGATTGGCGTGCCGGAAGCGGCGGCGAAAGCCATGCTTTATGGCCACATTCAGATTGCACTGGCAGTGGCTTTCCGCAGCACTAACCCGTTCTCGGATGCGTGTATGATCGCGATTGAATACGGTAAAGAGAACATCATTAAGCCGGATTGGAAGAAGATTTTCGATGAGAAAGAGCTCGATCTGGTGATTGCAAAAATGCTGAAGATCGATGCTATTGAGCGGTAA